In the genome of Ferrovibrio terrae, the window GCCGGCCGGCACGCGCACATGCGGCATGGCGCGCACCAGCTTGCCGCGCGCATCGACGCGGTTCTCGTCTTCCCAGCGGAAACGGTTGAGCAGCATGGCAAAGCGGCGCTGCTGCGGCTGCCAGGCCATGTCGGCGGCGCGAAGCGTCGCATCCTGCAGGCAGGCCGCCAGCACGGTCACATCCTCCGCATCCTCTGCGCGCAGGCGCAGGGGCGGAAAACGTGGCGTCTTGCGGCGCTCGTCCATCTCAGTCCTTCAGTCTTTCGATATCCGCGCCACAGGCCGACAGCTTGTCTTCCAGCCGCTCGTAGCCGCGATCGAGGTGATAGACGCGGTTGATCACGGTTTCACCTTCGGCCGCCAGGCCGGCGAGAACGAGAGACACAGACGCGCGCAGATCGGTGGCCATCACCGGCGCGCCGGTCAGCTTGGGCACGCCGCGCACCAGCGCCGACGAGCCATGCACCACGATATTCGCTCCCATGCGCGCCAGTTCCGGCACATGCATGAAGCGGTTCTCGAAGATCGTCTCGGTGATCATCGAAGCGCCATCGGCCACCGCCATCAACGACATCATCTGCGCCTGCATATCGGTCGGGAATCCCGGATAGGGCGCAGTGAGGAAATCGACGCCTTTCAGACGCGAACCGTTGCGCGCGATCGAGATGCCGCGCGTGGTCTGGCCAATCTCGCAGCCGGCTTCCACCAGCTTCTCGGCCACGGCCTCGATCAGGTCGAGCCGTGCACCGGTCAGTTCCACCTTGCCGCCGCAGATCGCGACGGCCGCCAGATACGTGCCGATCTCGATACGATCCGGCACGATCTTGTGCGTCGCGCCACGTAAGGATGGTTTGCCGTGGATGGTGAGATGTTCGCTGCCGATGCCGTCGATCATCGCACCCATGGCGACGAGGCACTGCACGAGATCGCTGATCTCGGGTTCGCGCGCGGCATTCTCCAGCACGGTGGTGCCGTCGGCCAGCGCCGCGGCCATCAGCAGGTTTTCAGTGGCGCCGACCGAGACCTGCGGGAAGCGGATCACGGCTCCCTTTAGGCCCTGCTTCGCCCTGGCCTTGATATAGCCGTTCTCGACATTGATCTCGGCGCCCATCGCCTTGAGACCCATGATATGCAGATCGACTGGCCGCGTGCCGATGGCGCAGCCACCCGGCAGCGAGACTTCGGCTTCGCCGAAGCGCGCCAGCAGGGGGCCCAGCACGAGCACGCTTGCGCGCATCTTGCGGACGAGATCGTAGGGCGCCAGCGTCGAGGTGATCTTGCCGGCATTGAGATGGATGGTGCGGCCCTCGGGCGTGCCATTGCCGCCGTCCATCGAGACATCCACGCCATGCTGCTGCAGCAGATGCGCCATGGTGGCGATATCAGCCAGGTGCGGCACATTGGAGAGCGTCAGCGTCTCCTCGCTCAGCAGGCTGGCCGCCATCAGCGGCAGGGCCGCGTTCTTGGCGCCGCCGATGCCAATGCTGCCTTCGAGCGGCTTGCCGCCACGCAACCGGATTCTATCCATAACGCATTGATTCCAAAGAACTACCGGCTAAAATCGCCGGTCAGGGATAAATAGGGCACCGCTTGTCTAGCGCAAAGGGGGCTGAATCGCCAGTGCGGCGCGATTTCAGCCGCAGACTGTGGCGAGGACAGGGCGGCGGCAGCGCCGCCGGGTCAGTAGTTCTGCCAGGCCGCGGCGAGGACACCGTCGAGCGCGGTATGGTCGGCGGTGCTCAGGGTCAGCGTGGCCGGCACGGTGGCGGAATAGGCGGCCATGGCAGTGACGAGCGCATCGATATTGGCGGCCAACAATTCCTGTGTGCCCTCCGTGGTGCGGATCGCATCGACCTGACGGGTGGGATCGCTGTACCAGCTGGTCAGGGTGACCTGGCTGGAGGCTTCGCCGATCACGTTGATCACCAGATCGTTGCCGACATGGCGGAACCACAGCTGGTCGAAGGCCACGCCGGTCTCGAACAGCACGCGGTCGGTGGTGCCGGCGCCATCCGAAATGCCGCTCTGGCTCACCGTATCGAGACCGTCACCACGGGCGAATTGATAAGTGTCGCTGCCTGCGCCGCCATCCAGTGTGTCGTTGCCGGTGCCGCCATCCAGCGTGTCGTTGCCAGTCGCCGTAGCAGCCGCGCCAGTCGTCGGGGTGTAGCTGCCAGCGACAGCACCGGGTTCAAGCTGCGCGCCCCAGGCATAGAGACTGCCAGTCACGTTCACCGACAGGTCAGCCCCCACCAGCGCCATGCGGATCTGGCCCGAGGTGGCCGGGTCGATGTTGGTCAGCGTGCCGCTGATGCGGAACCAGCCATTGGCCAGCGCTTCCACGCCCGCCACCAGGTTGCCCGCCGCGCCGCCCGCCGTGCGCACCGTGCCATTGGCGAAATTCAGCACCACGTAAGAATCCTGGTTCACCGAACCGGGCATGAAGATCTGCATCCAGGCTTCTGCCGCCGTGCCCTGCTTCAGGTAGACCGACGCCGTGATCCTGTCATTCTGCGCCACCGTATGGGCGACCTGCTGGTAGACCGTGTGGTTGCCGCCGGAGAAGCTCAGCAGGTCCGCCGTGGTTGTGCCGTCCGGCGCCGCCAGCGTATTGGCCGTGATCGTCGCCTGCGCGCCGGCCGGGCCGCGCGCCCAGGCCGAGACATTCTCGAACCCGGCGCTCTGGCGCAGCAGATTCCACCCGCCGTCGCCCAGCAGCGTGTCGTTGCCGGCACCGCCGGAAAGCTGGTTGGCGCCCGCGCCGCCGGTCAGCGTGTCGGCAAAGGCCGAACCGGTCACATTCTCGATACCGCTCAGCACATCGCCCGCGGCATCGCCGCCAGAAGACGTTCCGGTGGCGAGATTCACCGTCACGCCACTGGAGGAACCGGAATACGAGGCCGTGTCGGTGCCGATACCGCCTGTCAGCACATCCGCGCCCGCGCCACCGATCAGCGTGTCGTTGCCGGCACCGCCAATCAGCGTGTCGTTGCCGGCGCCACCATCGAGGATGTCATCACCGGCGCTGCTGGCCGTAACAGCCGCGCTGGCAGTCGGCGTATAAGTGCCGGCGACAGCACCGGGTTCAAGCTGCGCGCCCCAGGCATAGAGACTGCCAGTCACGTTCACCGACAGGTCAGCCCCCACCAGCGCCATGCGGATCTGGCCCGAGGTGGCCGGGTCGATGTTGGTCAGCGTGCCGCTGATGCGGAACCAGCCATTGGCCAGCGCTTCCACGCCCGCCACCAGGTTGCCCGCCGCGCCGCCCGCCGTGCGCACCGTGCCATTGGCGAAATTCAGCACCACGTAAGAATCCTGGTTCACCGAACCGGGCATGAAGATCTGCATCCAGGCTTCTGCCGCCGTGCCCTGCTTCAGGTAGACCGACGCCGTGATCCTGTCATTCTGCGCCACCGTATGGGCGACCTGCTGGTAGACCGTGTGGTTGCCGCCGGAGAAGCTCAGCAGGTCCGCCGTGGTTGTGCCGTCCGGCGCCGCCAGCGTATTGGCCGTGATCGTCGCCTGCGCGCCGGCCGGGCCGCGCGCCCAGGCCGAGACATTCTCGAACCCGGCGCTCTGGCGCAGCAGATTCCACCCGCCGTCGCCCAGCAGCGTGTCGTCATCCCCACCGCCATTCAGCGTGTCGTTGTCGCCACCACCATTCAGCGTATCCGCACCGCTGGTGCCGGTGATCTGGTTGGCCAGCGCATTGCCAGTGCCGCTCAGGCCTGCCGCGCCGAGCAGCACCAGATTCTCGACATTGTTGCCCAGCACATAATTGAGCGACGACTGCACCGTATCGGTGCCGCCGCCTGCGGCCTCGCTCACGCTGTCGCCAACATTGTCGACCGTATAGGTGTCATCGCCAGTACCGCCCGTCATGCTGTCGGCACCAATACCACCGTCCAGGATGTCGTTGCCGGCGCCGCCATTCAGCGTGTCGTTTCCGGCACCGCCATTCAGCGTGTCGTCGCCAGTGGCCATGACAGCTGCGCCGGTGGTCGGCGTATAAGTGCCCGCGACCGCACCGGGTTCAAGCTGCGCGCCCCAGGCATACAGGCTGCCGGTCACGTTCACCGCCAGGTCCGCTCCCACCAGCGCCACGCGGATCTGGCCCGAGGTCGCCGGATCGACGTTGGTCAGCGTGCCGCTGATGCGGAACCAGCCATTGGCCAGCGCTTCCACACCCGCCACCAGGTTGCCCGCCGCGCCGCCCGCCGTGCGCACCGTGCCATTGGCGAAGTTCAGCACCACGTAAGAATCCTGGTTCACCGAGCCCGGCATGAAGATCTGCATCCAGGCTTCCGCCGCCGTGCCCTGCTTCAGGTAGACCGACGCCGTGATCCTGTCGTTCTGCGCCACCGTATGGGCGACCTGCTGGTAGACCGTGTGGTTGCCGCCGGAGAAGCTCAGCAGGTCCGCCGTGGTTGTGCCGTCCGGCGCCGCCATCGCATTGGCCGTGATCGTCGCCTGCGCGCCGGCCGGGCCGCGCGCCCAGGCCGAAGTGTTCTCAAAGCCAGCACTCGACAGCAGCAGGTTCGAGCCACCGTCACCCAGCAGTGTGTCGTTGCCGCCACCGCCATTCAGCGTGTCGTTGCCGCCACCGCCATTCAGCGTATCCGCGCTGCCGGTGCCGGTGATCTGGTTGGCCAGCGCATTGCCAGTGCCGCTCAGGCCTGCCGCGCCGAGCAGCACCAGATTCTCCACATTGCTGCCCAGCACATAATTGAGCGACGACTGCACCGTATCGGTGCCGCCGCCTGCGGCCTCGCTCACGACGTCGCCAACATTGTCGACCGTATAGGTGTCGTCGCCAGTACCGCCCGTCATGCCGTCAGCGCCGGCACCGCCATCCAGGATGTCGTCACCATCGCCGCCGTCCAGCGTATCGCTGCCAGTCGCCGTCATGGCTACATTGGTGGTCGGCGTATAAGTGCCCGCGACCGCACCGGGTTCAAGCTGCGCGCCCCAGGCATACAGGCTGCCGGTCACGTTCACCGCCAGGTCCGCTCCCACCAGCGCCATGCGGATCTGGCCCGAGGTCGCCGGATCGACGTTGGTCAGCGTGCCGCTGATGCGGAACCAGCCATTGGCCAGCGCTTCCACACCCGCCACCAGGTTGCCCGCCGCGCCGCCCGCCGTGCGCACCGTGCCATTGGCGAAGTTCAGCACCACGTAAGAATCCTGGTTCACCGAGCCCGGCATGAAGATCTGCATCCAGGCTTCTGCCGCCGTGCCCTGCTTCAGGTAGACCGACGCCGTGATCCTGTCGTTCTGCGCCACCGTATGGGCGACCTGCTGGTAGACCGTGTGGTTGCCGCCGGAGAAGCTCAGCAGGTCCGCCGTGGTTGTGCCGTCCGGCGCCGCCATCGCATTGGCCGTGATCGCTGCCTGCGCGCCGGCCGGGCCGCGCGCCCAGCCACTGCCGCCGATATCGGCGCTGCCCACCAGCAGGTTCCAGCCGCCATCACCCAGCAGCGTATCGTTGCCGCCGCCGCCGGACAGCTGGTTGGCGCCCGCGCCGCCGGTCAGTGTATCGGCAAAGGCAGAGCCGATCAGGTTTTCGATGCTGGTGAGCGCGTCGCCTGCCGCATCGCCGCCACTGGCCGCGCCGGTCGTCAGGTTCACTGTCACTGCAGCGGCCGAGGCCGCGTAACTCGCCGTATCAGTCCCGTTACCGCCAGCGAGAGTATCCGCACCCGCACCGCCAGCCAACACGTCGTTGCCTGCGCCGCCATCGAGACTGTTGGCATTCGCATCGCCGGTCAGCGTGTCGGCAAAATCTCCACCAATCAGATTCTCGATACCGGAAAGTGTGTCGGTGTACTGAGCCCAGCCGGCGTCATACTTGATCGCCGTACCAGCAGCCAACGAAGCGACGATGTTTCCGGTTTCGCCAACGAAGCTGACCGTATCGATACCGTTGCCGCCGTTGATGATGTCGCTCCCCGAGTCACCGCGCAGGAAATCGTCACCATCACCGCCATTCAGCGTGTCATTACCGAAGTCGCCAAACAGAAGATTGGCGGCAGCATTGCCGGTGATGGTGTCGTTACCCAACGTGCCAAGAACGTTTTCAATATCAGCCAGGGTGTGATTGTAACTGCTTGACGATGAGTGCGCTCCCACACCGGTCAGTAGATTGACGTTGATACCGCCAGCGAGGTTGAAACCGTAGTAGCTGGCAGTGTCCGTGCCGCTGCCGCCATCCAGATGCACACCGGCGGCGCCACTGCCGAATAAGATAGAATCGTCGCCAGCACCGGCACGCACGCCAGCCGGCATCAGGCTGAGCGTGTCGTTGTAGGCAGAGCCTTCCAGCCACTCGAAATTGGTGATCAGAGCGTTGTTGCCACCCGCCGTGACGCCGACGGTCGACCAGGCATAACTGAGCGTATCGCTGCCATCGCCGCCATTCAGCGTGTCGTTGCCACCGCCGCTCAGGATGGTGTCGTCGCCGGCTCCGCCCAGAATGGTATTCACGCCAGAATTGCCGGTCAGCCTGTCGTTAAACGAGCTGCCGACCAGATTCTCGATGTTGGCCAGGGTGTCGCCCTGGGCTTCGGCACCGCTGCCGGTGCCGGTGGTAAGATTGACCGTGACCGCGCCGCCGGTGCCGAAGGAGTAGTCTGCCCAGTCCGTGCCCTGGCCGCCGTCAAGAATATCCGCGCCACCATTGCCGATCAGAACATTTGTGCCCCCATCGCCTGTCAGCGTGTCGGCAAAACTCGAACCACTGATATTCTCGATGCCGGAAAACACGTCGCCGGTCGCATCGCCTCCGGAAGCCGTGCTGAGGGCAAGATTGATGTTCACGGCACTGGCAGAATCAGCGTAGCTGATAGTATCCGTGTCGGCGCCGCCGTCCAGGATATCGCCGCCGGCACCGCCGCGCAGGATATCATTGCCCTGACCACCATAGAGCGCATCGTTACCCGCGCCACCCATCAACGTATTCGCCAGTGCATTGCCGGTGATGTGATCGCTGCCACTGCCGCCGGTGGCATTCTCGATATTGGCGTTGTAAGCGATCGAGAAATTGTTGGTCTGTACCCCGCCGGTATTGATCGAGCTGAAGCTACCTGCGTTCAGGTTGATCCAGTTGGTGACACTGAGTGTCGAAACATCGATCGTATCGATGCCACCGCCATCCCAGAGGCATTTCATCTGGTTGGCGCCGAAATAGTTCGCCACCGTGTAAGTGCTGGCGCCGGAATTGTAGTTGTAATTCACGCCATAGACATGTTGCAGCGCCGCAATATCCAGCAGCATCGGCGTGACCGGCGAGCTGTTCGGATAACTCGGATGGTCGTAGTAGGACATCACCGTATACCTGTGACT includes:
- a CDS encoding DUF2948 family protein, with the protein product MDERRKTPRFPPLRLRAEDAEDVTVLAACLQDATLRAADMAWQPQQRRFAMLLNRFRWEDENRVDARGKLVRAMPHVRVPAGLHFDGVLKVQSSGIDRDNTKASLELLSIIAEPHGEEPAAVLTLVFAGGGAVRLEVECVDAQMQDLGQPYPVRRVPKHKEVS
- the murA gene encoding UDP-N-acetylglucosamine 1-carboxyvinyltransferase — encoded protein: MDRIRLRGGKPLEGSIGIGGAKNAALPLMAASLLSEETLTLSNVPHLADIATMAHLLQQHGVDVSMDGGNGTPEGRTIHLNAGKITSTLAPYDLVRKMRASVLVLGPLLARFGEAEVSLPGGCAIGTRPVDLHIMGLKAMGAEINVENGYIKARAKQGLKGAVIRFPQVSVGATENLLMAAALADGTTVLENAAREPEISDLVQCLVAMGAMIDGIGSEHLTIHGKPSLRGATHKIVPDRIEIGTYLAAVAICGGKVELTGARLDLIEAVAEKLVEAGCEIGQTTRGISIARNGSRLKGVDFLTAPYPGFPTDMQAQMMSLMAVADGASMITETIFENRFMHVPELARMGANIVVHGSSALVRGVPKLTGAPVMATDLRASVSLVLAGLAAEGETVINRVYHLDRGYERLEDKLSACGADIERLKD
- a CDS encoding phage head spike fiber domain-containing protein gives rise to the protein MSSGAGETTQQSGAAIHSPALCACNGCSATTGFSSGSLISDPNYVLGAPGSIDPLLNQGSTNYWNGGNVGTGATITFAFMTSIPQRYYNLEPYANAEGFSILADFAGRTSFSSAQQIAVRGIMDMYESVCNLTINEVTYNSNSAASIEFTNATMDPGVGGFAYYPNQSFAGNKYGGDVFIANSNTGTSLGSWGYLTLLHEIGHALGLKHPGNYDAGGGGTPGPYLPTGQDSHRYTVMSYYDHPSYPNSSPVTPMLLDIAALQHVYGVNYNYNSGASTYTVANYFGANQMKCLWDGGGIDTIDVSTLSVTNWINLNAGSFSSINTGGVQTNNFSIAYNANIENATGGSGSDHITGNALANTLMGGAGNDALYGGQGNDILRGGAGGDILDGGADTDTISYADSASAVNINLALSTASGGDATGDVFSGIENISGSSFADTLTGDGGTNVLIGNGGADILDGGQGTDWADYSFGTGGAVTVNLTTGTGSGAEAQGDTLANIENLVGSSFNDRLTGNSGVNTILGGAGDDTILSGGGNDTLNGGDGSDTLSYAWSTVGVTAGGNNALITNFEWLEGSAYNDTLSLMPAGVRAGAGDDSILFGSGAAGVHLDGGSGTDTASYYGFNLAGGINVNLLTGVGAHSSSSSYNHTLADIENVLGTLGNDTITGNAAANLLFGDFGNDTLNGGDGDDFLRGDSGSDIINGGNGIDTVSFVGETGNIVASLAAGTAIKYDAGWAQYTDTLSGIENLIGGDFADTLTGDANANSLDGGAGNDVLAGGAGADTLAGGNGTDTASYAASAAAVTVNLTTGAASGGDAAGDALTSIENLIGSAFADTLTGGAGANQLSGGGGNDTLLGDGGWNLLVGSADIGGSGWARGPAGAQAAITANAMAAPDGTTTADLLSFSGGNHTVYQQVAHTVAQNDRITASVYLKQGTAAEAWMQIFMPGSVNQDSYVVLNFANGTVRTAGGAAGNLVAGVEALANGWFRISGTLTNVDPATSGQIRMALVGADLAVNVTGSLYAWGAQLEPGAVAGTYTPTTNVAMTATGSDTLDGGDGDDILDGGAGADGMTGGTGDDTYTVDNVGDVVSEAAGGGTDTVQSSLNYVLGSNVENLVLLGAAGLSGTGNALANQITGTGSADTLNGGGGNDTLNGGGGNDTLLGDGGSNLLLSSAGFENTSAWARGPAGAQATITANAMAAPDGTTTADLLSFSGGNHTVYQQVAHTVAQNDRITASVYLKQGTAAEAWMQIFMPGSVNQDSYVVLNFANGTVRTAGGAAGNLVAGVEALANGWFRISGTLTNVDPATSGQIRVALVGADLAVNVTGSLYAWGAQLEPGAVAGTYTPTTGAAVMATGDDTLNGGAGNDTLNGGAGNDILDGGIGADSMTGGTGDDTYTVDNVGDSVSEAAGGGTDTVQSSLNYVLGNNVENLVLLGAAGLSGTGNALANQITGTSGADTLNGGGDNDTLNGGGDDDTLLGDGGWNLLRQSAGFENVSAWARGPAGAQATITANTLAAPDGTTTADLLSFSGGNHTVYQQVAHTVAQNDRITASVYLKQGTAAEAWMQIFMPGSVNQDSYVVLNFANGTVRTAGGAAGNLVAGVEALANGWFRISGTLTNIDPATSGQIRMALVGADLSVNVTGSLYAWGAQLEPGAVAGTYTPTASAAVTASSAGDDILDGGAGNDTLIGGAGNDTLIGGAGADVLTGGIGTDTASYSGSSSGVTVNLATGTSSGGDAAGDVLSGIENVTGSAFADTLTGGAGANQLSGGAGNDTLLGDGGWNLLRQSAGFENVSAWARGPAGAQATITANTLAAPDGTTTADLLSFSGGNHTVYQQVAHTVAQNDRITASVYLKQGTAAEAWMQIFMPGSVNQDSYVVLNFANGTVRTAGGAAGNLVAGVEALANGWFRISGTLTNIDPATSGQIRMALVGADLSVNVTGSLYAWGAQLEPGAVAGSYTPTTGAAATATGNDTLDGGTGNDTLDGGAGSDTYQFARGDGLDTVSQSGISDGAGTTDRVLFETGVAFDQLWFRHVGNDLVINVIGEASSQVTLTSWYSDPTRQVDAIRTTEGTQELLAANIDALVTAMAAYSATVPATLTLSTADHTALDGVLAAAWQNY